The Carassius gibelio isolate Cgi1373 ecotype wild population from Czech Republic chromosome B18, carGib1.2-hapl.c, whole genome shotgun sequence sequence AATGCTCTGCTGAGTCAGTTACTGGAAACCAACACAGTTGGCTTTAAAAGAgcagaaagagaaaggaaaacatgtAATCTTGGCTGTAACAATGGCACTGCATGATTGTAGTCAGTTTGTTGCTCTGTTGGCAGATACATTTTTGCACACCGTGAGCTCTGAACGTTCACTGAACAGCACTATATGAAATAATGTTTCCCCTGATCTACACAGTAGGGAGATCATATGGAAAGCAAATGGAGATGTTTGCGTAAGTCTCCTGTTTCCCAGAAGCTCCTTTTGAAGAACAAGAACTCAAGTAATATCACATGAGTCTCTTTCAGAAGCAATGCCAGTAAGGTCTTATCTCTGCTTAGGCTTTCCAAGACATCAAAGTCTACAATTCAAAAGAAATATATACCTCAATATGAATTCAAACATTTCTTTTCAAATGTTTGGTTCTTAACTTATTCCACTGAGATGCTGCATTCTTCCAGACGGTCTCACATCTGCCAACCAGTACTTATTTATCTTCCAGAACATTTTGTGTATGACTACAGCTGGTATGATAAAGACACAACAGAATTACTCTCTCAGCATGTGTGCTTGTGTGCACAACATTTTGGGAAATGTGATAGTCACCAGCATAGTATCCAGTTTCTCTTAAGTggagggttttttttattttttttttatttattattattattttatttttattttatttcaaagtaCACAGAAAACATACTTAAGTATGCAATGGCAGACGAGAATGCTTGACCAATGcattgtatttttactttttacctTAGCAAGAAGGGAATAATTAATTATCCAGGTACCAGGCTTTAAACAATGTAAACAATTGTTGACCTGGGGGGACTTCTAGAAAGTAGGTTATGCCACATTCCTAGACAAGTTTGTGGATAGGTAAATGGATAACCTCACATTTCAGTTCCAGAAACTGAGTTAAGTTTTAGGGTATGCGTGGTttaatgtcgtggaaaagttcatttatttcagtaattcagctcaaattgtgaaacacgtgtattaaataaattcaatacacacagactgaagtagtttaaaagTCTTTGGTTTTTTTAATTGAAACTCAAGGTCCTAGAGtgtggaggaagggtggagaagctcatagcccaagtccAGTGTTACATTTCCACAGTCTGtggtgatttggggtgcaatgtcatctgctggtgttggtccattgtgtttttttgaaaaccaaagtcactgcacccgtttaccaatacattttggagcacttcatgcttcctcctgctgaccagctttttgaagatgctgatttcattttccagcaggatttggcaccttccCTCACtcccaaaagcaccaaaagttggttaaatgaccatggtgttggtgtgcttgactggccagcaaactcaccagacctgaaccccataaagaatctatgaggtattgtcaagaggaaatgaaaaacaagagaccaaaaaatgcagatgagctgaagtccagtcaaagaaacctgggcttccataccacctcagcagtgccacaaactgttCACCTCCATGacatgctgaattgaggcagtaattaaagcagaaggagcccctaccaaatattgattacatgtacagtaaatgaacatactttccagaaggccaacaattcactaaaacttttcattttattttattggtcttatgaagtattctaatttgttgagatagtgaattggtgggtttttgttaaatgtgagccaaagtcatcacaattaaaagaaccaaagacttaaactacttcagtctgtgtgcactgaatgtacacgagtttcacaatttgagttgaattactgaaataaatgaactgttccatgacattctaatttattgagatgtgcCTGAATACATTGACGTTTCAGACCCTACATTCCCTAGACTCtcaattaatgcttttatttgcaATGTCAGTGTTATTAACTAAAAGAACTGCATGTGATCTATTTACATGAATGCTCTATAGCATTGCGTAGCATCCTTATATACTGCTAAGTGTTGTGAAGTTTTCTCTGAAAGGAATttttaaactaatatatatatatatatatatatatatatatatatatatatatatatatatatataaaacttcttAACTCCAAGTGACATTTTTCCCAAATGCTAAAATGTTCATATATAGTACAACACACTGTGATTGTCGAAAGCATGTGAATATGAGGTAGACAACATGTCAGTTGCCAAGCATTGAGTCGTTAACATTGTAACAAATGCATTGTTTATCGAACAAGTTTTAAACTGCAAGGCGGGATTAACACCATAAAAGTAGAAAAGGGTACTTTGAAATAGCTGAACATACAGATGTGTTTTTGGAACAGATTACCATAAGTTATAAATATTTGGATTAAATTAACCCACAGTTTAGGCTTTATACGACACTAAGTTAACCTTGCTTTCTAGAATACTTCCAAGAAAGTTAAAATTTGACCATCATTATGCATGTTTTTGGTTTCAGAAGGCCCCTTTGTAGCCCAATAATGTGCCATTCCTGTATGCTTTATGTGGACTACTTTTCTATGCACCTAATAAGAAATGCTGAGAATCTCAGGGGCTCTGTAATAACACATATTTTGGCAATTATGCAACAAATACTTGCGTTGCAAAATGAACTGTGCCCTGAAGACAACAAAACCTGGGCACTTACATATTAGAGATGCAATCAGAAATAaaccaattattattatcatgtacatacaaaataaaaccttaagtacaaaacaaaatcgtTTCAcagttaaatcattttattaagaagataataaatacaaatgcaaaaaatataacgTTTTTACAATTGTTGGGAAATGCCTAAATAGTAATAAATTGTTCTCaagaggtaaataaataaatttacagcGTAAACTTACAATGGGCAAAATATCACAGATGTTTGGAACCAAACAAGCTAGCACCTTTAAAACAAATGACTTCCAGGATGAAACTGAGAGACATCCCAAAGGTGTAAATGATCATATGTAAACCACTAGTAAAGGCAAAAAGTGGTCTTACAAAGACAACTGCTCTGTCATTACAAAATATATGCATCTTATCTCTAATGTGTTACAGTGGTTTCTGACACAACTGATTGGTGGGCATCTTGTTTTCAGACTGAAAGAAACTTTACAAACAATAAACTGTGGTCTAATCTTCACAAACTGTAAATACTATCTAAACTAATTTGATTTACACAGGAACAAAGTGACAAAagcaactataaaaaaaaaaaagcaccatgtTAGATATGAAAAGATTTAGAACTTCTATCCTTTTCTCCTGAAGGCCATGTGAAGAGTGTACAATCGACAAAGAATGACTGTTTGCTGTAATTACAGGCGTGTACatggaaaaaaaatgtgcaaaaaaccTGAAGATCAGAACTGTTTTGACTTATTCCCATATGACAGAAAACAGAAAGCAGGTGTGGTGTGTATGAAAGAGAGACAGTGAGAAAACCTAAAAACATTAGCGTACTAAGAGAAAGGTTAGACCAGCTAAACCCACTCCTGCTGCTGCAAACAGTGCTGTCTTCATGGAGGACTCTTGGTTCATCTGTCTTGCATTGTGgaaaaacctgcagaaaccctccTACAAAAGACAAGACAGATCAGGATGAGATTCACATTTTGCTTCCCATATGATCCAGTTAGATCAGTATGTTGGACCTCATTAGACAAAGTAGCTAAAATGTCAACAATATACAGAGAGATTGCATAATGGCACAGCCTACTTACACACTCAGAACATATGAGAGTATTACATAACCCTGCTCTCAGGAGGAGCGGCACATACATctttaacatttcaaattaaatattccTCAGAGCTGTGGAGTAGAGGATCATCCACATGTCAGAATCTAGTGAGCAGCCTAACAAAACAGCATACTGAATACTGCTTTGGCCAAACGTAGCAGACATAATCCATGCACTCCTGACAACAGGACAAATGGAAGAGTAAAGGAACGCTCACTTTGGCACATCCTATTAAAACTGCTCGTTCTTCTCTCTTTACAGCCTTCAGAAGCATTCCCAGTGTCAGGAACAAGTGGATAGTGTATTTTTGATACCCGGcataaatattaaactaataCACGGCATCTTGGATCAAGTCAAAAGATTTTATGTTTGTtcagagcatttgactgcagattgTTTTTGTAAACAAGGAACCGTGTAATGGAGAGTTTGCAAATAAACTTCCATTGAAAGAAGCAGCAGCCTATCATATTAGATCTGATAGCCGCTGCATCGCAAACTAGAAGTAAACCATTTCATAAAGCTTTGTCCATAAATGTGTGTTGATAATTTTAGCCAATCATTTAGAAGCTGCCTCCTATTTATAAGGGatcatttcagtaaaaaaaatataataatatagtacagaccaaaagtttggaaacattactatttttaatgtttttgaaagaagtttcttctgctcatcaagcctgcatttatttgatcaaaaatacagaaaaaaaagtaatattgtgatatattattgcaatttaaaataattgtttttacatttattatactttaaattatcatttatttctgtgatgcaaagctgaattttaggatcattatcacatgatcctttagaaatcattctaacatgatgATTCATTaacaaagttggaaacagttctgctgcttaatattttttcagaacatgtgatacttttttaggatactttgatgaataaaaaaaaaaaagcagctatgtttttaaaatatcaatattttgtaataacactatactggtcagtaatttggggtcagtaatttcttttttctttctttttaaataaaatcaatacttttattcagcaaggatgtgttaatttgataaaaagtgatagtaaataaaatatattcaattcaattcaagtttatttgtatagcgctttttacaaaacaaatcgttacaaagcaactttacagaaaattatgtttctacaatatttagtagtagctagtagtttgtgcacatttgacaggattttagaaaaaattataataataatacaagacatagtcagctagacgatgaactatcaatattattaattaagttattatatgattcagtgacacatttagcaataattgttagttctgtttgttgattcagggttagcatcatctgaggtcctctgagggtcagcatcatctatattattagaaatatatatatgtatatatatatatatatatattattagaatttttattttgaataaatgcagatctttttaaccttttattcatcaaatatattagacagcagcactgtttccaacactcataataaatcagaatattagaatgatttctaaatgatcatgtgatagactggatgttacatgtgacactgacggctggagtaatgatgctgaaaattcagctttgcatcacaggaataaattatttattaaaagtatattcaaattgaaaactattattttaagttgtaataatatttcacaatattactgttttttttctgtatttttgatcaaataaatgcaggcttgatgagtagaagaaacttctttcaaaaacattaaaaatagtaatgtttccaaacttttggtctgtactgcgtgtgtgtgtgtgtacactatatatatatatatatatatatagtgtgtgtagaaaatctttattaacattataagtgAACCTCAAGAAACAAATTAAAGTATATAAAGTACTGCTATGATCCAATTTTTAGTGCTAGACACGGCTTCGAATCTAGTCTGCAACACCATTTAGACGGCTTCCTCCTCAATGCTCACCCCTCTACTCTGAAATTACTCTGGGCTCTACTCTGGTCTTTCTGTGGCCTAGCATGCCAGTTTCAGAAGCAAACTGATATTTCAAGGGTTAAATATGACAGTTTCAAAAGCAGAAGGCAAAAGCACAGGCGTGCGTGACTGCTGTTTGTAACTGCCTAAGGACCAGAACAAACAGCAGAAGGCTTGAGGAGTCAGTCGGAGCAGCTGTCTTCAGACAGACACCTGCTGCACTGGTCAGAGTCCAGGTGCACTAGCTCACATTCATATGCTGCACAAACTCGGAGTCAATCATGGAGAATGCTAAGCAACTGTATGGTAAACACAATAGAGTAGATGGCTGAGTGGCCATCGGCTCTGCTTTCAACAGctgacaaataaaagaaaaagagaaaatagggaagagagaaagagagggtcaAACCAGGACTCTCTAACTCTTCATTCATGCAAATACAAGCTGGCATTTTCCTTAAGCCAGCACATTAATAACTTTAAGACTTCACTATGACACCACTAGTGACGTTTAAAAAGAGTATATTTGCCCCTCATGACATTCCAAATCTTTGATTTTCCCTtgcggaacacaaaagaagaagcGCAGCAGGTCCTCTTTTTCCATAGAACAAAAGTGGAAGAGAGTGGACAATGTACTCCAAGTCATCTGAAGTCATACAAATGCTTtctgtgaggaacagactgacatttttaatcttaatttgCTTAAAATCTTCCTTTCGGTCAAAGCTTATTCCTCTGCATTCAAATTTGGCTAATCTAAATGGCAAACACGATTACTTCTCGTATATTAATGGCTTTAGACCTGAAATATGATAAACAAAAGTTGTATAGACTACTTTTATGCACCTTTTTAAAGCTTGCAAATTGTTCCCTATAtaattatatggaaaagagcagaagGTTTGTGAAAATTCATATGTGTGAAATTTTGAAGCTCAAATACTCCATTAAAGTTgacatgaaataataattatcgaACTGTGGTCAAATTTACCATTGTTTGGTGAATTTTCACaggcaaaatccagtcatttcaatacgAATCCACAAAATCGGGAATTTTGTGCGAGGGCAAAAAGATTTTGAAACAGGTTCAAGCTGGACTTGTAAATTTGCCATGTTAATCAACAGAAATTTGCGTGATTTGAAAGTGACTCTGCTCCTTGCATGGCTACActattgacaaaaaataaataaaagagccaATTGCCTTTTTGCCCACAAAATTTGGGCAAAGAAAATGTGATTCCACCTTTActacaaaaacattaagaaagtGGTATTTTTTTAAGCTACATAAAGTGCATTCATTAGACATgatcttttaaacaaaaaacaaatctgtATTAAACCACCCTATGGCTAAACCATTTGCATTTGACGGTGTTGATTCTGCGGAACATGTTAGTCATGAGTGTAATTACAGCAGATATCAGTCTGCATAAATAAACAACATCTCCTGGGGTTCTTGAGGGTATTTAAAGTTGGAACAAGTATTGCTTTCATAGGTCAGTGCCTAGGAGTCTGAAGAACTGGACGCCCACACAGAAAAAAGTCCTTGGTGAGACACTTGAGAGCCTGTTTAAAAGCGTTTTAAAGAGCAGTTCTGCTTCCCCACAAGCATTCCCAGGATTCTTTGGCTTGTCTCACTCTCTAATTGACAAAAACAGGGTGGCCACAAGAAGGTATACACTGCCCTACTCAAAAAACTAGACCAGCATATAACTGACACTGCAATATCTTCCAATGACAGTTTACAATGTGCATATCGAAGTATACAGAAAGGAAAAGCTCATAGATTCTGGTATCAAACGCTGTACAAAATAGGCTGGCTTTCTGAGAGCACAAACGAAAGATCAAACGATGCACTTTAAACACCCACGCAGTTTCATATTAAACCAGAACTGATGTAGAAAAAAGCCCTCACTAAATGGCTCGCTAAAAGTTGAAACTTGACAACTACACCGGGCCTTCCTACTACCTACACATCAACGCTGTACcgcacaaacaaaaaatatgatgGCTTTAAAACCATCATTTACCAGCATAAAGGCCTCTGCCTTAGTCTACTTACCCAGCCTCCGTTTTCCACCAGCCAGTCTTGTTTTTCCCCTCCAAGGTAATCAGCGATGGTCTCGGCCAGTCTCCGGGAGCACTCGGAATTCTCTCCTCTGGACAGGAGCTCACTGGACAGCACTCCAGTGAAAGTAAAGATGGAGACCACCCTCCCCCAGTTCAGTTTCCCATCTACCACCAGTTCCCTCATGACTCTCTGCAGACAATTGCTGGGGTCTGATCCGCAGACGTCCAGGAACTCCAGGGAGAGCGATCGGAATTTGGTTCGGTGCTGCTGCTCCATCTCTTTGGCCAGGTATCTCATGGCCTCTGCTGACTCGCTGGGAGGCGTCTGTTGGATCCCGCTGCAGAAGCCGATGTAATCTTCTGCCAGCATCAAAGTCTGTTCCCTCAACCAACAGGACATTTTCTAAAAGGCAGGGTCATAATACATTAGACAGGGTTTTGTAATATTAGAAATCTTGTTTATCACATGTCCATTCATGCAGCTAAACTTAGTTAAGAGACTAGGGAATATGTGAATGTTTAACATGAATGTCACTCtacagtatttaaataaattattatacgaAATAACATCAAACATAGTAAAGTTTTAActtgaaaatgtttaattaattattatttttgccatGTTATTTGTCAACTAGGCCTACATTTTAATGGTTTGATGTAAACATCCCTTGCAAAACAAATTACCATAGTAGGCTAAACACAATTTCGACCAAAATGTTAGTTACTGCTGCTATTGTCACTTCTGTCAAATCATAATTAATATTATGTATTCAGGGTTACAAGttttcagaatgttttcattttgtcatcatttgttAGTTATGGCTAAAACCTTTACCAGTTTTATTAATAACTCATTTCATTTCAGTTGTACGTCATTACAGGTTAATTCAAGCAAGCGCTTGCGTTCATGTTTCTATACAACATTAACAGAACGCAGATCAGTTCATAAATGCGTAAATTATTCACAATAAATGCGTATTTTAGCCTGTTTGTTTGGGCTCAGGCTTTCAggcaaaacataataatatttagaTTCAACAATGTCCACCGTAAACCTGCTTACGTCACGTTTTGTCGCTAGTATTAACATAGAATCCATATGAATGAGCAGAATTTGATAAAAACGGCACTGAGAAATGAAAGGCAGCGCACGCAACACTGTGAAACACAAAGCCGGCTGCGCCATTACGCACAAAGAAGCAAGCCAAAAGAAAGGTTTTAAATATACGTTTTTCTCAATACATTTCAACTAAAGTCTGATTCTTAAAGGCACTGTATAATGAAATTGATAATTTCTCtctataaaagtaaaaataataaagcagCTCACCCTCCCAGCGATGTCAGACTGCGCTCTCCACCGACAGTTGCACAAACAGCAGTCAGATCTCTAGGAGACGCTCCGTCACTCCACCCAGTGCACACGCTTTATCAACGTACGTCCCCTTTCCGTACGCAGACACGCCTCTCGCGTCAGGACGCCTTCTTTTCATATTGTACTTTCCATTCAATATTTCTGATCCAGAACGATTTTCTGTTTTCAGTATTACgacacaaaaaaatgtaatcattgaCAGTTTTCATTGATTCCCGAAGAATTGTAACTTGCGTAAAAATCTTTTCCAATTCTGTTTTGacgaattattttatttattttcatttgttaacatttcaGTTTTGAACTCGTTTATCACACGGTATAAAcactcaaacaaacacaaaaacaggaAAATACTTTTAATGCTCCCAAATACAGTGGCAATATTTTATAAACCGCAAACAATAgtaaatatatagtttatattttcaGGGAACTGCTAACAATACTGATGTggacaaacaaatcaattagctaATTGGTATTATGATTATATTACATATGATGTCAACACACACTTTAAaccctatattatatatatatatatatatatatatatatatatatatatatatatatattctactgcAAGCAAAACTCATTCATGAATGTAAATTTCAAGACTTCTAAAAATATACGTATTTGATCTAGACCAAATGCACAAGTAATCCTactaaaatatatctaaaaaagtatagttaattatattaaaacatttatgttttaattaaaaaaatattttacatacaaattCTTGAACGGCAATCCTTTTCAAAtagtgcattttatatatatacttaaatatatttatatatattattatttatttatatatatatttatttatttatctggtgAGAATCCATGGAAAAGAGACATCTAATTGTGCAAAGATAACTATAAGGATCTCTAGATAAGTCCCACTGTGTGCTGTGATACTGAGAAGCCAAAGTACAAATATCTTCTGACACTGATGTAGAAGAACTCTTCAAGCCCAGATCTGCAACAAAGAAATGAgataaaattatgagataaaatagTTCAGTGCAAACCAAGATAATCACCATAGCATATTATAATTCACAAAAGAGGAACTGAGAAGTTTCTATTCTTTACACCTTATGAAGGTTAGACAGAAATGGCTACGGGGAAACAATAACCTATGTTGAGTAATTCCCCTAATGCTCTCAAGGGACAGGCATCACAGTAAGTGTAAAACACCTATATATAGTTCCTGATGCCAGTAAAGACCAAAACCATACTATTCAGTATATTACGTAAGTCACTTCCCCCAGATAACCTGAAGCATACACTAACCCGCAAAGTGTTGTCCCATGAGCCTGAGCAGAACGCGGTCCCATCAGGGGACACTCTGACGGTGCTGACCCGATTTTCATGGCCAAAGAGAATTGCCACTCTTGTACCTTTCAGGACATCCCAGACGTTAATGGTATAGTCATTATATCCTGCAAACAGCAATcgacctgtaaaaaaaaaaaaaaaaagtataggaaACAAGGGAAAAATATTGTTGTTTAgtaagtcaagtcacatttactttatacaataaagattatcaaagcagcttcacatgaATAAACaggaatataatatgtaataatgttgcaaaattcaATCCAATTTTCAGCTAAGATAGTACTGTCTCAATTTAATGTTGATTCAATTTAGCTCAGTAACAATGTTGCAAAATGTCTTGGTTATGAagcaaacttaattcaattaTAAAGCAGCTCTGTAGTTAGTAGAGCTGATCAAGTCAGATCAATATTCAtttagttcagttcaataacagtgcAAAGTTCATCAGTTATGAAATGAGTTTAAGTCAGCTCTACAGAAGGACATTTTTTAGCTCAAGACAGGTcaatgttaatttatttcagttcaatAACTTACAATGTCTCAGCGTTCAGAATTCAATAAGAGTAGAAAGCTCATCAATTCCTAAACAAATTT is a genomic window containing:
- the LOC127977629 gene encoding anti-apoptotic protein NR13-like, with translation MSCWLREQTLMLAEDYIGFCSGIQQTPPSESAEAMRYLAKEMEQQHRTKFRSLSLEFLDVCGSDPSNCLQRVMRELVVDGKLNWGRVVSIFTFTGVLSSELLSRGENSECSRRLAETIADYLGGEKQDWLVENGGWEGFCRFFHNARQMNQESSMKTALFAAAGVGLAGLTFLLVR